The Leucobacter viscericola sequence TACACCTCACGAAGTGTTGCGAGCGCTTGATCGTCGGCGGGATCGTCGAAGGAGCACGCGAGCACGGCGCCGTTAATGACCACGTGGTTGATGTAGCTGTAGTCGACCCAGCCTTCTTCATCGCGCAGTGTTGTGGGCGCAGGGATATCGATGATCTCGAAGCCGGCGGAGCGATCATCGCGGTAGCGCTCGGCGACCTCGCGGTTCGCCCGGGCGATGGTGTGGTCGGGGTGCGACTCGGAATCCTGACGGTGCATGAGCAGGTGGTCCGGGGTCGCAAACGCCGCGAGAATGTCGGAGTGGCCGCGGGTGCCGAAGGTGTCGTGATCCCGTGTGAGACCGCGAGGAAGCCACATGGCGCTCGTTGCGCCAATCGTGCGGGTGAGCTCTGCCTCAACCTGCTCAGCAGTCCAGTTTGGGTTGCGGCCCGGATCCAACTGCACGGTTTTGGTGAGGATCACGTGGCCGGTGCCGTCGACCTGAATTCCGCCACCCTCGTTTGTCATTTCTGAGTTGATGAGGGTTGCGCCTGCGGCTTCGGCGACGATCCGGCCGATGTGCTGATCCTTGTCCCACTGCGCCCAGTCTTGCCCGCCCCAGCCGTTGAAGACGTAGTTGACGGCGCCGAGTTCCCCGTTCTCGCCGAGCACGAAGCTCGGTCCGATGTCGCGCATCCACGCGTCGTTGAGAGGTGCGGTAAGCGTATCGATCTGGCTCGAGAGGTAACGGGCCGCGACTGCCTCGTCGCCCGGATTCACAACGACCGTGACCGCCTCAAACTCGCTCGCGGCGTTGGCGACTGCGGCCCAGGTGGTGCGTGCCTCTTCGACCTCAGCTTCGGTGTCACCGAG is a genomic window containing:
- a CDS encoding agmatine deiminase family protein gives rise to the protein MTTWRMPIEGHEQERLWLAWPTTGYTLGDTEAEVEEARTTWAAVANAASEFEAVTVVVNPGDEAVAARYLSSQIDTLTAPLNDAWMRDIGPSFVLGENGELGAVNYVFNGWGGQDWAQWDKDQHIGRIVAEAAGATLINSEMTNEGGGIQVDGTGHVILTKTVQLDPGRNPNWTAEQVEAELTRTIGATSAMWLPRGLTRDHDTFGTRGHSDILAAFATPDHLLMHRQDSESHPDHTIARANREVAERYRDDRSAGFEIIDIPAPTTLRDEEGWVDYSYINHVVINGAVLACSFDDPADDQALATLREVYPGRKVIGIDARPLFARGGGIHCITQQQPKA